In one window of Polynucleobacter sp. AM-7D1 DNA:
- a CDS encoding FAD-linked oxidase C-terminal domain-containing protein: MILMNMVTPPPELAAITALQSKLVSALRPILPEHALLWEPEDTIPYECDGLAAYRRMPLAVALPETEQQVAQILKTCFEMQVPIVPRGSGTGLSGGAMPISQGLVLSLAKLKKIVSIDPFTRTAVVQPGVRNLAISEAVAHLGLYYAPDPSSQIACSIGGNVNENSGGVHCLKYGLTLHNVLKVRGILMNGEIVEFGSLAPDSPGLDLLAIVMGSEGMLAVVTEVTVKLIAKPKLARVIMASFDDIEKGADAVAAIIAAGIIPAGLEMMDKATTRAVEEFVHAGYDLEAETILLCESDGTPEEVAEEIERMTKVLELAGASGIQISQNEAERLKFWSGRKNAFPAAGRLAPDYYCMDGTIPRRNIGTLLRRIQVMEKKYGLVCLNVFHAGDGNMHPLILFNGADQDEWHRAEEFGTEILEACVELDGTITGEHGVGIEKINSMCVQFGEGERESFWGVKAAFDPERLLNPDKAIPTLNRCAEYGRMRISGGNLPHPELERF; encoded by the coding sequence ATGATTCTTATGAATATGGTGACCCCACCCCCCGAGCTCGCGGCCATTACCGCCCTTCAATCCAAATTGGTATCGGCCTTGCGCCCCATCCTCCCGGAGCACGCTTTGCTGTGGGAGCCTGAGGACACGATTCCCTATGAATGTGATGGTCTAGCAGCCTATCGACGCATGCCCCTAGCTGTAGCCTTACCGGAGACTGAGCAGCAGGTTGCCCAGATCCTAAAGACTTGCTTTGAGATGCAAGTGCCTATCGTCCCACGTGGATCTGGCACCGGCCTATCCGGTGGCGCTATGCCCATTTCCCAAGGTTTAGTGCTCTCGCTAGCCAAACTCAAAAAGATCGTCAGTATTGATCCCTTCACCCGAACTGCGGTTGTACAACCCGGTGTTCGCAATTTAGCCATCTCAGAAGCTGTTGCCCATCTTGGTCTGTATTACGCTCCAGACCCCTCTTCACAGATTGCCTGCTCCATTGGCGGCAACGTGAATGAAAACTCTGGTGGTGTCCACTGCCTCAAATATGGACTGACCCTTCATAACGTCCTCAAAGTTCGCGGCATTTTGATGAATGGTGAAATCGTAGAATTTGGCAGCCTTGCGCCGGACTCTCCAGGACTCGATTTATTGGCAATTGTGATGGGTAGCGAAGGCATGCTTGCAGTGGTGACTGAAGTCACTGTCAAGCTCATTGCTAAGCCAAAATTGGCTCGCGTCATCATGGCTAGTTTTGACGATATTGAAAAAGGTGCCGATGCAGTTGCTGCGATCATCGCTGCCGGCATCATTCCTGCCGGCTTAGAGATGATGGATAAAGCCACTACTCGTGCAGTAGAAGAATTTGTTCATGCGGGGTATGACCTTGAAGCTGAGACCATTCTCCTGTGTGAGTCTGATGGCACACCTGAAGAGGTTGCAGAAGAAATTGAGCGCATGACTAAGGTCCTCGAACTAGCAGGTGCTAGTGGTATTCAGATTTCTCAAAATGAAGCGGAGCGCTTGAAGTTTTGGAGTGGTCGTAAGAATGCCTTCCCCGCAGCAGGACGCTTAGCGCCTGATTACTACTGTATGGATGGAACAATCCCCCGCAGAAATATTGGCACTCTACTCAGACGCATTCAGGTTATGGAAAAGAAATATGGTCTTGTTTGCTTGAATGTATTTCATGCGGGCGATGGCAATATGCATCCACTCATTTTATTTAACGGTGCCGATCAAGATGAGTGGCATCGAGCTGAAGAATTCGGTACTGAAATTTTAGAAGCCTGTGTCGAGCTCGATGGCACGATTACTGGTGAGCATGGCGTTGGAATTGAAAAGATTAATTCCATGTGCGTTCAATTTGGTGAAGGTGAACGCGAGTCTTTCTGGGGAGTTAAGGCAGCATTTGACCCTGAACGATTATTAAACCCTGATAAGGCGATCCCCACATTAAATCGTTGCGCTGAATACGGTCGTATGCGCATTAGCGGCGGCAATTTACCGCATCCCGAGTTGGAGCGCTTCTAA
- a CDS encoding YhdP family protein gives MLQNIIRTRLQSVLQKRPPGSSGGWRKRALILAGITVAFFVLGHLGVRFILWPQIEKSKPTLEHLMSARLGANITMDDVQVSWTGIRPSFVIQGLRFNSSKTSTPPLLIQNINGQLSWLTFYHLAPYFHEITFDQIELYAQRDAKGAISIAGIPIHSKENDFSAENWLFAQNDIQINNAKIFWEDQQSRKLKTSIDIQSIHLKNGIRSHQGQLLVQTPWSASPIKLQADFVHHLGGQEGNWRDWIGSFSWEFTELKLSHISKDISLPLHDLGGNVNSQGSIKLDSGKANGGQISLAADNLRVQLNQGEDPLEFGRLETNLVQGADGGLNSITTKTLAWRNIDSPSTAPLEKLSPITFRWRSPKDGGEITEFGFSSPKIQVEDVALFALNLPLPKKIHQWIKISEADGELQNLEINWSEKKSALSTLPIPGNWFSANKLDYTISAKLNDISFTGVNKSMPSALNLSGSLVSDQKQGSFTLDSTNLELEMHDFLSDPEIQLDRAKGSISWSKQKGGWLINAKKMQLSNSEITTNFDLSYLIGAPKQPDQMTLDMDFVKAKLATAHRYLPVGMDKDSRSYLSKAFEAGEIQNGSLHIKGDPNQVPYPSGTAGELSLHLPFSAAIFKPAPLLPKSQGVWQAFSNVSGNIDMKQAILNVDVNKANYKKVALSNVKSQIPNLSAKNLNLLINGSIEGEGSEILEYLFASPVGVKQVNIAKNLTLKGPVNLGLDLKVPLSGSDDVHFDAKINLPGNQAQWGQAPPLNNLMGKVRITEVNPEFENITANFLGGDLKIVSAPSAAGNTSFSIRGDINASFIKDYISGNLKSSAHPALLTAMSGSAKYEGLINFNKAGSQTNLKFDLRNWASSAPAPANKLAGTPMLGELSLKTYPAGKISSVHSDWSGKLGDQYFLQGNLNFANEIKNALGVGLPAPLPQQGSSFHLVSNELNLDQWVDFLGAKKPSNKAGDVKPSETPEEDVQISAQVKKLIALDREWTDISMQSQKKNRIWQLQLNAPQIAGQVQWHPSSGDHPSGLIAGRLARLKVPDQRIAPDPLNKEDSPQKPSSVKTPVNPNAIPSLDLAIDDFSWKKAKLGTVKIQSRTSQDLVKIDSIQINNPQGNSIVKGQWSARTPNVAEQSSFTANVNIQDAGQIISHWSNSKSVEGGEGKLNASLSWSGSPFSPNYDSLAGAVSLDLAKGRLLEVNSDGAKLLDVLSLQSLFRFATLDLKGSLGSIATKGTPFNSINSNFEVAQGIAQTKQFTMVLDQARVAMTGQINVPKETQDLRITIFPTIDATAGSLAAFAINPIIGLGAVVGQYLITNQINRSMQTDYLIQGSWDNPEVIPLDQKGQPLDAKTLETIRTKNLLKEQTKPSTPNSAPANPPANQNTPT, from the coding sequence ATGCTTCAAAATATCATCCGGACTCGCCTGCAGAGCGTGCTTCAAAAACGTCCACCAGGCTCTAGCGGCGGTTGGCGCAAGCGCGCCCTCATACTTGCTGGTATTACCGTGGCTTTTTTTGTACTTGGCCATCTTGGGGTGCGCTTTATTCTCTGGCCTCAGATCGAAAAATCTAAGCCGACCCTAGAGCATTTGATGAGTGCGCGCTTAGGCGCCAACATCACGATGGATGACGTACAAGTATCTTGGACCGGAATTCGTCCGAGTTTTGTGATTCAGGGATTGAGGTTTAACAGCTCAAAAACGTCGACCCCTCCCCTACTTATTCAAAACATCAATGGGCAACTTAGCTGGCTAACTTTTTATCACTTAGCCCCGTATTTTCATGAGATCACATTTGATCAGATTGAGCTTTACGCACAACGAGATGCAAAAGGTGCGATCTCAATTGCCGGAATTCCCATTCACAGCAAAGAGAATGACTTTTCTGCCGAGAATTGGTTGTTTGCTCAAAACGACATACAAATCAACAACGCCAAAATATTTTGGGAAGATCAGCAAAGTCGAAAGTTAAAGACCTCAATTGACATTCAAAGCATCCACCTAAAAAATGGCATTCGCAGTCATCAAGGTCAGTTGCTTGTGCAAACACCTTGGAGTGCTAGCCCAATCAAACTCCAGGCTGACTTTGTTCATCACCTTGGGGGACAAGAAGGTAATTGGCGAGATTGGATCGGAAGCTTTTCATGGGAGTTTACTGAACTCAAGCTCAGCCATATTTCTAAGGATATTAGCCTGCCACTCCATGATCTCGGTGGCAATGTCAACTCTCAGGGCAGCATAAAACTCGATAGCGGAAAAGCCAATGGTGGGCAAATCTCGTTGGCGGCCGATAATCTCCGAGTCCAATTAAATCAAGGCGAAGATCCTCTTGAGTTCGGTAGGTTGGAAACCAATCTAGTGCAGGGTGCAGATGGTGGCCTCAATTCCATCACAACAAAAACTTTGGCATGGCGCAATATTGACAGCCCCAGCACCGCTCCTCTTGAAAAATTAAGCCCCATTACTTTCCGCTGGCGCTCCCCTAAGGATGGTGGTGAAATCACAGAGTTCGGCTTCTCCTCACCTAAAATACAAGTAGAGGATGTTGCACTTTTCGCACTCAATCTTCCTCTCCCGAAAAAAATACATCAGTGGATTAAGATTTCTGAAGCAGATGGTGAGCTGCAGAACTTAGAGATCAATTGGTCTGAAAAAAAATCTGCTCTATCCACCTTACCAATTCCGGGCAATTGGTTTTCGGCTAATAAACTTGATTACACCATCAGCGCAAAGCTCAATGACATTAGCTTTACTGGAGTAAACAAATCGATGCCATCAGCCTTGAATTTGTCCGGCAGCTTAGTCAGCGATCAGAAGCAAGGCAGCTTCACACTCGACTCTACAAATCTTGAATTGGAGATGCATGATTTTTTATCCGACCCTGAGATTCAATTAGACCGCGCAAAAGGTTCCATTAGTTGGTCCAAGCAAAAAGGTGGTTGGCTCATTAATGCCAAGAAAATGCAGTTGAGTAACTCTGAAATCACCACCAATTTTGATCTGAGCTACCTTATTGGTGCCCCCAAGCAACCCGATCAAATGACGCTAGATATGGATTTCGTTAAGGCTAAATTAGCGACAGCGCATCGCTATCTACCTGTTGGAATGGATAAGGATAGTCGCTCCTATCTGAGTAAGGCATTTGAGGCTGGAGAGATTCAAAATGGCTCTTTACATATTAAGGGCGACCCAAATCAAGTGCCTTACCCTAGCGGAACTGCGGGGGAACTCAGCTTGCATCTACCTTTCTCCGCCGCAATATTCAAGCCAGCACCCTTGCTGCCAAAAAGCCAAGGGGTTTGGCAAGCATTTAGTAATGTCAGCGGCAACATTGACATGAAACAAGCAATCTTGAATGTAGATGTTAATAAAGCTAACTATAAAAAAGTGGCGCTTTCGAATGTCAAATCACAAATACCTAATCTCAGCGCTAAAAACCTAAACTTACTCATCAATGGCTCAATCGAAGGTGAAGGCTCGGAAATTCTGGAGTACTTATTTGCATCGCCTGTGGGCGTCAAACAAGTCAACATAGCTAAAAACCTCACCCTCAAGGGTCCAGTTAATTTAGGTCTTGACTTAAAAGTTCCACTGTCTGGAAGCGATGATGTTCACTTCGATGCAAAAATTAACCTCCCCGGTAATCAAGCCCAATGGGGACAAGCTCCTCCATTAAACAATCTGATGGGTAAAGTGCGAATTACTGAGGTCAATCCAGAGTTTGAAAATATCACTGCAAACTTTTTGGGTGGAGACTTGAAAATTGTAAGCGCTCCCTCCGCAGCAGGAAATACTAGCTTCAGCATTAGGGGTGACATCAATGCTAGCTTCATCAAAGATTACATCTCAGGAAATTTAAAATCCTCAGCTCATCCAGCGCTACTGACTGCAATGAGCGGATCAGCCAAATATGAAGGCTTGATTAACTTTAATAAAGCGGGAAGTCAAACCAATCTGAAATTTGATTTACGCAATTGGGCAAGCTCTGCTCCTGCACCTGCCAACAAATTAGCGGGAACCCCCATGCTAGGTGAGCTCAGCCTAAAAACTTACCCGGCAGGCAAGATCAGTTCAGTACATTCAGATTGGTCTGGAAAATTAGGGGATCAATATTTCCTCCAAGGAAATCTCAATTTCGCGAATGAAATAAAAAATGCTTTAGGAGTGGGATTGCCGGCACCATTACCACAACAAGGTAGTTCGTTTCACTTAGTAAGCAATGAACTCAATCTTGATCAATGGGTAGATTTTTTGGGAGCAAAAAAGCCAAGCAATAAAGCTGGCGATGTTAAACCGTCTGAAACTCCTGAAGAGGATGTCCAAATTTCTGCTCAAGTAAAGAAATTAATTGCTCTAGATCGCGAATGGACTGATATCAGTATGCAGTCCCAGAAGAAAAATAGGATCTGGCAACTCCAATTAAATGCACCTCAAATTGCTGGTCAAGTGCAATGGCACCCCAGCAGTGGCGATCATCCGAGCGGGCTAATTGCTGGAAGACTTGCGCGCCTGAAAGTGCCAGATCAACGCATAGCTCCTGATCCACTCAACAAGGAAGATAGCCCACAAAAACCATCTTCAGTTAAGACCCCCGTCAACCCCAACGCAATTCCTAGTTTAGATTTAGCAATTGATGACTTCAGCTGGAAAAAAGCAAAGTTGGGTACGGTAAAGATCCAATCGAGAACCAGCCAGGATCTCGTGAAAATCGATTCTATTCAGATTAATAATCCTCAAGGCAACTCCATCGTCAAAGGTCAATGGAGTGCCAGAACTCCAAACGTTGCAGAGCAGAGCTCTTTCACTGCCAATGTGAACATCCAAGATGCCGGACAAATTATTTCTCATTGGAGTAACTCTAAGTCTGTAGAGGGTGGGGAAGGAAAACTCAATGCTTCACTCTCATGGTCTGGATCACCCTTTTCACCAAACTATGATTCTTTAGCTGGCGCCGTTAGCCTCGACCTTGCTAAAGGTCGCCTACTTGAAGTCAATTCTGATGGCGCAAAATTACTAGATGTGTTGAGTCTACAAAGCTTGTTTAGATTTGCCACCTTGGACTTAAAAGGCAGCCTTGGCAGTATAGCTACCAAGGGCACCCCATTTAACTCAATTAATAGCAATTTTGAGGTCGCGCAGGGCATTGCACAAACTAAGCAATTCACGATGGTTCTGGATCAGGCTCGTGTTGCAATGACTGGGCAAATTAACGTGCCCAAAGAAACTCAAGATTTACGCATCACTATTTTCCCAACAATTGATGCCACAGCCGGCTCACTGGCAGCATTTGCGATTAACCCAATTATTGGTCTGGGGGCGGTCGTAGGCCAATATCTCATTACCAATCAAATTAATCGCAGCATGCAAACGGATTATTTAATTCAGGGTTCTTGGGATAATCCAGAGGTGATCCCTCTCGATCAGAAGGGTCAACCGCTTGATGCAAAAACATTAGAAACAATTCGCACTAAGAATCTTTTAAAAGAGCAAACTAAACCTAGTACACCAAATTCTGCGCCCGCAAATCCACCTGCAAATCAAAATACCCCCACCTAA
- a CDS encoding carbon-nitrogen hydrolase family protein: MNSLRNTSELNMASIQMVSTPSLSENLEVAEGLIKAAADCGAQIAVLPEYFCLMGLKDTDKVNAREAAGSGPIQERLAAIAQENNIYLVAGTIPLEAKESNKVLNTSLVFDPTGMQIARYDKIHLFGFQTETERYEESETIAAGSQPGQFAIRINEVDWHFGLSICYDLRFPELYRALGQVDCHIIPAAFTYTTGKDHWEILLRARAIENQCYVLSSAQGGVHLNQRRTWGESMLIDPWGEILRNLPEGEGFIQGKLSKDKLKEVRSKLPALKHRKL, translated from the coding sequence ATGAACTCGCTAAGAAATACTTCTGAACTCAATATGGCTTCGATACAAATGGTATCGACCCCTAGCCTCAGCGAGAACCTTGAGGTTGCTGAAGGCTTGATTAAAGCTGCCGCTGACTGCGGTGCTCAGATTGCCGTACTGCCAGAATATTTTTGCCTAATGGGCTTGAAAGATACAGATAAGGTAAACGCACGAGAAGCTGCCGGATCAGGTCCAATTCAAGAGCGCCTTGCAGCTATAGCCCAAGAAAATAATATTTATCTCGTGGCTGGCACTATTCCTCTTGAGGCGAAAGAGTCCAACAAAGTTCTCAACACCTCTCTAGTATTTGATCCCACGGGAATGCAAATCGCTCGCTACGACAAAATCCACTTGTTTGGTTTTCAAACTGAAACGGAGCGTTACGAAGAATCAGAAACGATTGCAGCAGGTAGTCAGCCAGGTCAATTTGCCATCAGGATCAATGAAGTTGACTGGCACTTTGGATTAAGTATTTGTTATGACCTTCGTTTTCCAGAGCTGTACCGCGCCCTCGGACAAGTCGATTGTCACATCATTCCAGCTGCATTCACCTACACAACTGGTAAGGATCATTGGGAGATCCTCTTGCGCGCACGTGCTATTGAAAACCAGTGCTATGTACTATCGTCAGCTCAAGGCGGTGTACACCTAAATCAACGTCGAACCTGGGGTGAGAGCATGCTCATTGACCCTTGGGGCGAGATTCTGAGAAATCTTCCTGAAGGGGAGGGTTTTATTCAGGGCAAACTCAGCAAAGATAAATTAAAAGAGGTACGCTCTAAGCTACCGGCACTAAAACACCGCAAGCTTTAA
- a CDS encoding cob(I)yrinic acid a,c-diamide adenosyltransferase: MGNRLSKIATRTGDAGMTGLGDGSRVEKDHLRICAMGDVDELNSEIGVLMTELIPESLVEELRVLFLQVQHDLFDLGGELCIPNYTLLKPEHVAQLDVWLEKYNATLPPLTEFILPGGTRAAAQAHVCRTVCRRAERSIVRLGWEEPLYDAPRQYVNRLSDLLFVLARVLNRAAGGQDVLWKHEKKETK; this comes from the coding sequence ATGGGAAATCGACTTTCAAAAATAGCCACCAGAACTGGTGATGCGGGTATGACCGGGCTTGGCGATGGTAGCCGAGTAGAAAAGGATCATTTGCGCATCTGCGCTATGGGCGATGTAGACGAATTGAACTCCGAAATCGGTGTTTTGATGACTGAATTGATCCCTGAGAGTCTTGTAGAGGAGTTAAGGGTCTTATTTTTGCAAGTGCAGCATGACTTATTTGATTTGGGTGGTGAGCTTTGTATTCCTAATTACACCTTGCTCAAGCCTGAGCATGTAGCCCAGTTAGATGTTTGGCTGGAAAAATACAATGCAACTTTGCCCCCTTTAACTGAGTTCATTCTCCCGGGTGGGACGCGTGCGGCAGCTCAGGCGCACGTATGTCGAACAGTTTGCAGGCGTGCCGAGCGCTCGATTGTGCGTTTGGGTTGGGAGGAGCCTCTGTACGATGCTCCGCGTCAATACGTCAATCGCTTGTCTGATCTCTTGTTTGTGCTGGCGCGTGTACTCAATCGTGCAGCGGGTGGCCAAGACGTTCTTTGGAAGCACGAAAAAAAAGAGACTAAATAA
- the glcE gene encoding glycolate oxidase subunit GlcE encodes MSTSNNMAIDLFREQILAAAKSKTPLSIEGGGTKSWYGNANSYAKLDTRPYSGILEYQPEELVITACTGTPLKEIEAALAEKNQALAFEPPHFGHNATFGGAIAAGLAGPGRISAGNLRDFVLGARIMDGKGQDLSFGGKVMKNVAGYDVSRLMPGSMGTLSLLLEASVKVLPKPAATATLRCQLSQEKTLRLLNEWAGQPLPLSASCWIGSPTGGDGELTIRLAGAAAAVKAAIPLMNAAIDAVEVDPVLAQIFWSELREQHLTVFTNLDSADTLYRLALPAACGPLAIKNAVGDIALEWHGQQRWVKAPGDDATFASIKALANANGGHATRFKQGSSVDPSKQRFTLLSEQAHSTALEAVQVRLRAAFDPAGVFATSRLP; translated from the coding sequence ATGTCCACATCCAACAATATGGCTATTGATTTATTTCGCGAACAAATTCTGGCAGCAGCCAAAAGTAAAACACCACTATCAATTGAAGGCGGCGGCACCAAGTCTTGGTATGGAAATGCCAATTCCTATGCCAAGTTAGATACCCGCCCCTACTCTGGCATCCTGGAATACCAGCCTGAAGAATTAGTGATTACGGCATGTACTGGTACGCCATTAAAGGAAATTGAAGCAGCTCTGGCTGAAAAGAATCAAGCACTCGCTTTTGAGCCACCCCATTTTGGTCATAACGCAACTTTTGGTGGCGCCATAGCTGCAGGCTTGGCAGGACCTGGCCGTATTAGTGCTGGTAACTTACGCGACTTTGTTCTTGGTGCACGCATCATGGATGGCAAAGGCCAGGACTTATCTTTTGGCGGCAAGGTGATGAAAAACGTGGCGGGATATGACGTTTCACGTTTGATGCCCGGATCTATGGGAACCCTCTCACTATTACTCGAGGCTTCTGTAAAAGTACTGCCTAAGCCAGCAGCGACAGCTACCTTACGCTGCCAGCTCAGCCAAGAAAAAACTTTGCGCCTCTTAAATGAATGGGCTGGGCAACCCTTACCACTCTCAGCTAGCTGCTGGATTGGAAGCCCAACAGGTGGCGATGGTGAACTTACCATTCGCCTGGCCGGTGCTGCTGCCGCTGTTAAGGCTGCAATTCCGCTAATGAATGCAGCTATCGATGCTGTTGAAGTGGACCCAGTGCTTGCACAAATATTTTGGAGTGAGCTACGTGAGCAGCACTTAACTGTTTTTACAAACCTAGATAGTGCTGACACACTCTATCGCCTAGCTCTTCCAGCCGCATGTGGTCCACTTGCAATTAAAAATGCCGTTGGCGATATTGCTTTGGAATGGCATGGACAGCAACGCTGGGTTAAAGCGCCTGGCGATGATGCCACTTTTGCATCCATCAAAGCATTAGCCAATGCTAATGGTGGGCATGCAACGCGCTTTAAGCAAGGAAGCAGTGTTGATCCAAGCAAGCAACGCTTTACCCTTTTGAGTGAGCAAGCGCACTCAACCGCTTTAGAGGCGGTACAAGTACGCCTAAGAGCCGCCTTTGATCCAGCAGGCGTATTTGCTACTTCACGCCTTCCTTAA
- the tldD gene encoding metalloprotease TldD: MRAPEALFPSDWTKPKKQADLLKLAKSILLEPTGLSEQDLHRTFGDMFTHQLDDADLYFQHTRNESWSLEEGIVKSGSFSIDQGVGVRAIYGDKTAFAYSDEINLEALNKAAKSTRVIGPQGGTRAVASKIFTPVSNELYSDLNPLDSLAPQEKIALLEGIERRAKARDPRIIQVMASLAGEFDVVLVVRADGLLAADVRPLVRLSVHVIAEQNGRRESGSSGGGARHDYHYFNAELINQYVDEAVDGALINLDSRPAPAGPMTVVMGPGWPGVLLHEAVGHGLEGDFNRKGSSAFAGCIGQRVAAKGVTVVDDGTLSGRRGSLNIDDEGTPTQCTTLIEDGILKGYIQDSLNARLMNMPLTGNGRRESFASLPMPRMTNTYMMAGKDDPQEIVASIKRGLYAVNFGGGQVDITSGKFVFSASEAYWVENGKIQYPVKGATIIGSGPESLKQVSMIGNDLKLDGGIGVCGKEGQSVPVGVGQPTLRIDSLTVGGTA, from the coding sequence ATGAGAGCACCAGAAGCATTATTTCCAAGTGATTGGACCAAGCCCAAGAAGCAGGCCGACCTTCTTAAATTAGCGAAGTCTATTCTGCTGGAACCAACTGGTCTCTCTGAGCAAGATTTACATCGCACCTTTGGCGACATGTTTACACATCAACTCGATGATGCTGACCTTTACTTCCAGCACACTCGTAACGAGAGTTGGAGTCTTGAAGAAGGTATCGTGAAATCCGGTAGCTTCAGTATTGATCAAGGTGTGGGAGTGCGTGCAATTTACGGAGATAAAACTGCCTTTGCTTACTCTGATGAAATAAATTTAGAAGCTCTCAATAAGGCGGCTAAATCCACTCGTGTAATTGGGCCCCAAGGCGGCACTCGCGCCGTTGCAAGCAAAATATTTACACCGGTCTCTAACGAGCTCTACTCAGACTTAAATCCCCTAGACTCACTCGCGCCACAAGAAAAGATTGCTTTACTTGAAGGTATTGAGCGTCGTGCAAAAGCGCGAGACCCACGCATCATTCAGGTCATGGCCAGTCTAGCTGGTGAGTTCGATGTGGTGCTCGTAGTTCGGGCTGATGGCTTATTAGCTGCTGACGTACGTCCATTAGTAAGGCTATCAGTACATGTGATTGCCGAACAAAATGGTCGTCGCGAGTCTGGGTCTTCTGGTGGCGGTGCTCGTCATGATTATCACTACTTCAATGCAGAGCTGATTAATCAATATGTTGATGAAGCTGTGGATGGCGCCCTGATTAATTTAGACTCTCGCCCAGCCCCCGCCGGTCCAATGACAGTAGTCATGGGGCCAGGATGGCCTGGAGTGTTATTACATGAAGCGGTAGGTCATGGACTAGAAGGTGACTTTAATCGAAAAGGCTCTTCTGCTTTTGCTGGCTGCATTGGACAGCGCGTTGCCGCTAAAGGGGTCACTGTAGTAGACGATGGGACACTTTCTGGTCGTCGTGGCTCACTCAATATCGATGATGAAGGCACACCGACCCAGTGCACCACGCTGATTGAAGACGGTATCTTGAAGGGCTACATTCAGGATAGTTTGAATGCCCGACTCATGAATATGCCCCTCACCGGAAATGGACGACGGGAGAGTTTTGCCTCCCTACCCATGCCTCGGATGACCAATACCTACATGATGGCTGGCAAAGACGATCCTCAAGAAATCGTAGCAAGTATTAAACGTGGTCTTTACGCGGTCAATTTCGGGGGCGGCCAAGTCGACATTACAAGCGGTAAATTCGTGTTTTCAGCCTCAGAAGCCTATTGGGTAGAAAACGGCAAAATTCAATATCCAGTCAAAGGTGCAACCATTATTGGAAGCGGCCCAGAGTCCCTAAAACAGGTCTCTATGATCGGAAATGACCTGAAATTAGATGGCGGTATCGGGGTTTGCGGCAAAGAAGGCCAGAGCGTCCCCGTAGGCGTTGGACAGCCAACTTTACGTATCGACAGCCTGACTGTCGGAGGAACTGCTTAA
- a CDS encoding 3-deoxy-7-phosphoheptulonate synthase has protein sequence MSQQNTNPANWYAAVDKTSDTDDQRIHNITVLPPPEHLIRFFPISGTPTEALISKTRKKIRDIIHGKDDRLLVIIGPCSIHDPRAAVEYCQRLLAERDRFAGELEIVMRVYFEKPRTTVGWKGLINDPYLDESYRIEEGLRIARQVLMEINRLGMPAGSEFLDVISPQYIADLISWGAIGARTTESQVHRELASGLSAPIGFKNGTDGNIKIATDAIQAASRPHHFLSVHKNGQVSIVETKGNKDCHVILRGGKEPNYEAQYVQAACSELAAAKLPASLMVDLSHANSSKKHERQIVVAENIAEQIESGSNQIFGVMIESHLNDGAQKFTPGKDDPNKLEYGKSITDACINWEDSVNVLQRLALAVKNRRKAKK, from the coding sequence ATGAGCCAACAAAACACTAATCCCGCAAACTGGTACGCTGCCGTCGACAAAACGTCAGACACAGATGATCAACGCATTCATAACATTACTGTTCTGCCACCGCCAGAGCATTTGATTCGCTTCTTCCCGATCTCGGGAACACCAACTGAGGCATTGATTAGCAAAACGCGTAAAAAGATTCGCGACATCATTCATGGGAAAGATGATCGCCTACTCGTCATCATCGGACCTTGCTCAATCCACGATCCTCGCGCTGCTGTTGAGTACTGCCAACGATTGCTCGCAGAGCGCGATCGTTTTGCCGGTGAACTCGAAATTGTGATGCGCGTCTATTTTGAAAAGCCACGCACGACTGTGGGTTGGAAAGGTTTGATTAATGATCCGTACTTAGACGAGAGCTATCGCATTGAAGAAGGTTTGCGTATTGCCCGTCAAGTGTTGATGGAAATTAATCGTCTTGGTATGCCGGCTGGAAGCGAATTCTTGGATGTGATTTCTCCGCAATATATTGCTGACTTGATTTCTTGGGGCGCTATCGGAGCACGTACCACTGAAAGTCAAGTTCACCGCGAACTCGCCTCAGGCCTCTCTGCACCAATCGGATTCAAGAATGGTACCGACGGAAACATTAAGATTGCTACCGATGCGATTCAAGCGGCTAGCCGTCCACATCACTTCTTATCAGTGCATAAGAATGGTCAGGTTTCTATTGTGGAGACTAAAGGCAATAAAGACTGTCACGTTATTTTGCGTGGTGGTAAAGAGCCAAACTATGAAGCGCAGTATGTACAAGCGGCTTGCTCAGAGCTTGCAGCAGCAAAGCTTCCAGCTAGTTTGATGGTTGACTTGTCGCATGCGAACTCCAGCAAAAAACATGAGCGTCAAATTGTGGTGGCAGAAAATATTGCCGAGCAAATTGAATCTGGCTCAAATCAAATTTTTGGCGTAATGATTGAGAGTCACCTAAATGATGGTGCACAAAAATTCACGCCAGGTAAAGATGATCCAAATAAGTTGGAATATGGCAAGAGTATTACTGATGCCTGCATTAACTGGGAAGATTCAGTCAATGTATTGCAACGCTTAGCTTTAGCTGTGAAAAATCGCAGAAAAGCAAAAAAATAA